One region of Brassica napus cultivar Da-Ae chromosome A10, Da-Ae, whole genome shotgun sequence genomic DNA includes:
- the LOC106370932 gene encoding calmodulin calcium-dependent NAD kinase isoform X2, with product MINPSGTRDVSSGGCKSLSLNHLLIASLGGLAAAAAAFAGESFLRRRRTHQGVCMGNKDQKIAPLIGRKDSSRRSNLERFSYYVARQLGIEDPDECPQLCKLANAYLMKTKGYNENVYEYLVNEADTDSLYIHLLEEFERCILTYFSFNWTQSSNLISQILSDESDQKVPKLKDFVMAATRKQRFERVTKELKVKRVFSTLVEEMKAINISSSGGSGEPHCTEVMSPVAHNKRSPVLLLMGGGMGAGKSTVLKDILQEPFWSEAGGDAVVIEADAFKETDVIYRALSSRGHHDDMLQTAELVHQSSTDAASSLLVTALNEGRDVIMDGTLAWAPFLEQTITMARNVHKHRYRMGVGYKVSEDGTTTEEYWRQETEQNGKQQNLKPYRIELVGVICDAYLAVVRGIRRALMVKRAVRVRSQLQSHKNFANAFPKYCKLVDDARLYCTNAVAGPPQLIAWKSGNSNLLVDPEEIECLKRVSNLNPDAESINELYTDPNVLSKPGSVWNDIVLAPSRPKLQKQLTDAIRKIEKAQATK from the exons ATGATTAATCCTTCAG GAACGCGAGATGTCTCTAGTGGTGGATGTAAATCACTTAGTCTCAACCATCTCCTCATTGCTTCTCTTGGTGGCCTTGCCGCGGCCGCTGCTGCTTTTGCCGGAGAATCTTTCCTTCGCCGAAGGAGAACTCATCAAGGTGTTTGTATGGGGAATAAAGATCAGAAAATAGCCCCTTTGATCGGGAGGAAAGATTCAAGTCGACGATCAAATCTCGAGAGATTCTCTTACTATGTTG CAAGGCAGCTAGGAATTGAGGATCCAGATGAATGCCCACAACTATGCAAACTGGcaaatgcatatttaatgaaaacaaaaggATATAATGAGAATGTGTATGAGTATTTGGTCAATGAAGCTGATACTGATTCTCTCTACATTCATCTACTTGAAGAATTTGAAAGATGCATTCTCACGTATTTTTCTTTCAACTGGACTCAATCTTCCAACCTCATCTCCCAG ATTTTAAGCGACGAGTCGGATCAGAAAGTACCCAAACTCAAGGATTTCGTGATGGCAGCAACAAG AAAACAGAGGTTCGAGAGAGTAACAAAAGAACTAAAGGTGAAAAGGGTATTTTCAACATTAGTAGAAGAGATGAAAGCCATCAACATCAGCAGTAGCGGTGGAAGCGGTGAGCCACACTGTACGGAAGTAATGTCTCCGGTGGCTCACAACAAACGTAGCCCCGTTCTACTCCTCATGGGTGGCGGAATGGGCGCCGGAAAGAGCACCGTCCTCAAAGATATCCTCCAAGA gcCGTTTTGGTCGGAGGCAGGGGGCGACGCAGTGGTGATAGAAGCGGATGCGTTTAAGGAGACGGATGTTATTTATAGAGCTCTTAGTTCTAGAGGTCACCACGACGACATGCTTCAAACTGCTGAATTG gttcACCAATCATCTACAGATGCTGCATCGTCCTTACTAGTAACAGCATTAAACGAAGGACGTGATGTGATAATGGATGGAACCTTAGCATGGGCGCCATTCCTGGAACAAACGATCACAATGGCTAGGAACGTCCACAAACATAGATATCGAATGGGCGTAGGCTACAAGGTATCTGAAGACGGTACAACAACCGAAGAATATTGGAGACAAGAAACAGAACAAAATGGGAAACAACAAAACTTGAAACCTTATAGAATCGAGCTGGTCGGTGTGATTTGTGATGCTTATCTCGCCGTAGTAAGAGGCATAcg GAGAGCTCTAATGGTGAAGAGAGCAGTGAGAGTGAGATCTCAGCTCCAATCACACAAGAATTTTGCTAATGCATTTCCAAAGTATTGTAAGCTTGTTGATGACGCCAGGCTTTACTGCACCAATGCTGTTGCTGGTCCTCCACAG CTTATAGCATGGAAATCTGGAAATAGTAACCTTCTGGTGGATCCAGAGGAGATTGAATGTCTGAAACGGGTCAGCAATCTTAACCCGGATGCAGAGTCCATTAACGAGCTTTACA
- the LOC106370932 gene encoding calmodulin calcium-dependent NAD kinase isoform X1 codes for MINPSEGTRDVSSGGCKSLSLNHLLIASLGGLAAAAAAFAGESFLRRRRTHQGVCMGNKDQKIAPLIGRKDSSRRSNLERFSYYVARQLGIEDPDECPQLCKLANAYLMKTKGYNENVYEYLVNEADTDSLYIHLLEEFERCILTYFSFNWTQSSNLISQILSDESDQKVPKLKDFVMAATRKQRFERVTKELKVKRVFSTLVEEMKAINISSSGGSGEPHCTEVMSPVAHNKRSPVLLLMGGGMGAGKSTVLKDILQEPFWSEAGGDAVVIEADAFKETDVIYRALSSRGHHDDMLQTAELVHQSSTDAASSLLVTALNEGRDVIMDGTLAWAPFLEQTITMARNVHKHRYRMGVGYKVSEDGTTTEEYWRQETEQNGKQQNLKPYRIELVGVICDAYLAVVRGIRRALMVKRAVRVRSQLQSHKNFANAFPKYCKLVDDARLYCTNAVAGPPQLIAWKSGNSNLLVDPEEIECLKRVSNLNPDAESINELYTDPNVLSKPGSVWNDIVLAPSRPKLQKQLTDAIRKIEKAQATK; via the exons ATGATTAATCCTTCAG AAGGAACGCGAGATGTCTCTAGTGGTGGATGTAAATCACTTAGTCTCAACCATCTCCTCATTGCTTCTCTTGGTGGCCTTGCCGCGGCCGCTGCTGCTTTTGCCGGAGAATCTTTCCTTCGCCGAAGGAGAACTCATCAAGGTGTTTGTATGGGGAATAAAGATCAGAAAATAGCCCCTTTGATCGGGAGGAAAGATTCAAGTCGACGATCAAATCTCGAGAGATTCTCTTACTATGTTG CAAGGCAGCTAGGAATTGAGGATCCAGATGAATGCCCACAACTATGCAAACTGGcaaatgcatatttaatgaaaacaaaaggATATAATGAGAATGTGTATGAGTATTTGGTCAATGAAGCTGATACTGATTCTCTCTACATTCATCTACTTGAAGAATTTGAAAGATGCATTCTCACGTATTTTTCTTTCAACTGGACTCAATCTTCCAACCTCATCTCCCAG ATTTTAAGCGACGAGTCGGATCAGAAAGTACCCAAACTCAAGGATTTCGTGATGGCAGCAACAAG AAAACAGAGGTTCGAGAGAGTAACAAAAGAACTAAAGGTGAAAAGGGTATTTTCAACATTAGTAGAAGAGATGAAAGCCATCAACATCAGCAGTAGCGGTGGAAGCGGTGAGCCACACTGTACGGAAGTAATGTCTCCGGTGGCTCACAACAAACGTAGCCCCGTTCTACTCCTCATGGGTGGCGGAATGGGCGCCGGAAAGAGCACCGTCCTCAAAGATATCCTCCAAGA gcCGTTTTGGTCGGAGGCAGGGGGCGACGCAGTGGTGATAGAAGCGGATGCGTTTAAGGAGACGGATGTTATTTATAGAGCTCTTAGTTCTAGAGGTCACCACGACGACATGCTTCAAACTGCTGAATTG gttcACCAATCATCTACAGATGCTGCATCGTCCTTACTAGTAACAGCATTAAACGAAGGACGTGATGTGATAATGGATGGAACCTTAGCATGGGCGCCATTCCTGGAACAAACGATCACAATGGCTAGGAACGTCCACAAACATAGATATCGAATGGGCGTAGGCTACAAGGTATCTGAAGACGGTACAACAACCGAAGAATATTGGAGACAAGAAACAGAACAAAATGGGAAACAACAAAACTTGAAACCTTATAGAATCGAGCTGGTCGGTGTGATTTGTGATGCTTATCTCGCCGTAGTAAGAGGCATAcg GAGAGCTCTAATGGTGAAGAGAGCAGTGAGAGTGAGATCTCAGCTCCAATCACACAAGAATTTTGCTAATGCATTTCCAAAGTATTGTAAGCTTGTTGATGACGCCAGGCTTTACTGCACCAATGCTGTTGCTGGTCCTCCACAG CTTATAGCATGGAAATCTGGAAATAGTAACCTTCTGGTGGATCCAGAGGAGATTGAATGTCTGAAACGGGTCAGCAATCTTAACCCGGATGCAGAGTCCATTAACGAGCTTTACA
- the LOC106370084 gene encoding acyl-coenzyme A thioesterase 13 — protein sequence MNLESVKQYLEGDKEKEKESEVANLPPRFIERFVAKGIKVDFIEHGRIVCSMKVQPHLLNAGNFLHGGATATLVDLIGSAVIHTTGLPHTGVSVEINVSYLDSAFLDEEIEIESKALRVGKAVAVASVELRKKKDGKLIAQGRHTKYLAHLKQI from the exons ATGAACCTAGAATCGGTGAAGCAGTATCTCGAAGgagataaggaaaaggaaaaggaatcgGAAGTGGCGAATCTACCACCGAGATTCATCGAGAGATTCGTGGCGAAAGGAATTAAAGTAGATTTCATCGAGCATGGACGAATCGTCTGCTCCATGAAAGTCCAACCTCATCTCCTG aacgcaGGCAACTTCTTACACGGCGGAGCAACGGCGACTCTGGTGGACTTGATAGGATCTGCTGTGATTCACACGACGGGACTTCCACACACTGGAGTCTCAGTGGAGATCAATGTTTCTTACCTTGATTCTGCTTTCCTTGAT gAAGAGATAGAGATTGAATCGAAGGCTCTGCGTGTGGGTAAAGCTGTAGCAGTTGCGAGTGTTGagctgaggaagaagaaggatggtaaGCTTATTGCTCAAGGTCGCCATACTAAGTACCTTGCTCACcttaaacaaatatga